In Tenuifilum sp. 4138str, a single window of DNA contains:
- a CDS encoding phytoene/squalene synthase family protein, whose translation MMTERIELYNNVCLECSKITTKRYSTSFSLGTRLFDKPTRDAIYAIYGFVRFADEIVDSFHPYNKAELLNRFKADTYKAIEEGISLNPILQSFQLVVNKYNIDQHLIDAFLQSMEMDLNPAIYDRDKISEYIYGSAEVVGLMCLKVFCRGNQQKYEKLYQPARRLGAAFQKINFLRDMGEDFNDLGRVYFPNVDFNNFTPEKKLEIETDIQSDFDAALEGIKELESNSKLGVYVAYRYYLSLFHKIKRIPPHKLLGKRYRISNTKKALLMASSWAGVKIGLI comes from the coding sequence ATGATGACCGAAAGAATTGAACTATACAATAATGTTTGCCTTGAGTGTAGCAAAATAACAACCAAACGCTACAGCACAAGTTTTTCCTTGGGCACACGCCTTTTTGATAAACCTACCCGCGATGCCATTTATGCCATTTACGGATTTGTTCGTTTTGCCGACGAAATTGTGGACTCATTCCACCCCTACAATAAGGCCGAACTCCTTAATCGCTTTAAAGCCGATACCTACAAAGCAATCGAGGAAGGTATCTCATTAAACCCAATACTACAAAGCTTTCAGCTAGTGGTCAATAAATACAACATTGACCAACACCTGATAGATGCCTTTTTGCAAAGCATGGAAATGGACCTTAACCCAGCTATCTACGATAGGGATAAGATTAGTGAGTATATTTATGGTTCAGCCGAAGTGGTAGGGCTTATGTGCTTAAAAGTTTTTTGCAGGGGCAACCAGCAGAAGTATGAAAAGCTTTACCAACCAGCCCGGAGGCTTGGCGCTGCATTCCAAAAAATCAACTTTCTGCGCGACATGGGCGAGGATTTTAACGATTTGGGTAGGGTTTACTTCCCCAATGTTGATTTCAACAACTTTACACCTGAAAAAAAACTAGAAATTGAAACCGATATCCAATCGGATTTTGATGCTGCCCTTGAAGGAATCAAAGAACTTGAAAGCAATTCCAAGCTAGGTGTTTACGTAGCTTACCGATACTACCTCTCGCTCTTCCATAAGATTAAACGGATTCCTCCTCACAAGCTTCTTGGTAAACGTTACCGTATTAGCAACACAAAAAAGGCATTACTCATGGCAAGCAGCTGGGCAGGAGTTAAAATTGGGCTGATTTAA